One Magnetovibrio sp. PR-2 DNA window includes the following coding sequences:
- a CDS encoding lipopolysaccharide assembly protein LapA domain-containing protein, translated as MRRLITWLIMLPAAVAVVVFALHNKTPVVLDLWPFALSLEIELYLLLTAILGVGVLLGGVASWAGGGRLRAQLRKRTYDGEVARRQLTTEQAKVAELQVKLRAAEMQNLNTPDTGGVGDVKTIDHAPDTKAATTADTTAQLSGPKTAA; from the coding sequence TTGCGTCGTCTCATCACATGGCTGATTATGCTGCCTGCGGCTGTTGCCGTGGTGGTCTTTGCGCTGCACAACAAGACACCCGTGGTGTTGGACTTGTGGCCGTTCGCACTCAGCTTGGAAATTGAGCTCTATTTGCTGCTCACCGCGATTTTGGGTGTGGGTGTGTTGTTGGGCGGTGTTGCGTCTTGGGCGGGGGGTGGCCGTTTGCGGGCCCAACTGCGCAAACGCACCTATGACGGCGAGGTGGCCCGCCGCCAGCTCACCACGGAACAAGCGAAAGTGGCAGAGCTGCAAGTGAAGCTGCGCGCGGCAGAAATGCAAAACCTCAACACCCCGGACACCGGTGGGGTGGGGGATGTCAAAACCATCGACCATGCCCCCGATACAAAAGCAGCTACGACGGCAGACACGACGGCACAACTTTCCGGGCCGAAAACTGCGGCCTAA
- the pyrF gene encoding orotidine-5'-phosphate decarboxylase — protein sequence MVQIKQPSDRIFVALDTTDVGRAVELANGLKGQVGGVKLGKEFFTAHGPDGVHRVTENGMPLFLDLKWHDIPNTVAGAVRASLALDPFIVNVHASGGRRMMEAARAAADEADLGKRPNVIGVTVLTSMAHEDLVEVGIDQEPLEQVLRLGKLTKSSGLEGVVCSAKEVVALRGTVGDDFMLVVPGIRPEWASTDDQRRVVTPKDAVDLGADFLVIGRPITGHADPSEAARLIAEELSEA from the coding sequence ATGGTTCAGATCAAACAACCCAGTGACCGAATTTTTGTCGCCCTCGACACCACCGATGTGGGTCGGGCGGTTGAGCTTGCCAATGGTCTCAAAGGCCAAGTGGGCGGGGTCAAACTCGGCAAAGAATTTTTCACCGCCCATGGGCCCGACGGGGTGCACCGGGTGACGGAAAACGGCATGCCGTTGTTTCTCGATCTCAAATGGCACGACATCCCCAACACCGTGGCGGGCGCTGTGCGCGCGTCTTTGGCGTTGGACCCGTTCATTGTCAACGTGCACGCATCCGGTGGCCGGCGCATGATGGAAGCCGCCCGCGCTGCCGCCGACGAAGCCGATCTTGGCAAACGCCCCAATGTCATTGGTGTGACGGTGCTGACCTCCATGGCGCACGAAGACTTAGTCGAAGTCGGTATTGACCAAGAGCCCTTGGAACAAGTCCTGCGTTTGGGCAAACTGACCAAGTCCAGCGGGCTCGAAGGTGTGGTGTGTTCAGCCAAGGAAGTTGTGGCACTGCGCGGGACGGTTGGCGACGACTTTATGCTGGTGGTTCCGGGCATCCGCCCCGAATGGGCCAGCACCGACGACCAGCGCCGCGTGGTCACACCCAAAGACGCGGTGGATCTCGGCGCAGACTTCCTGGTCATCGGCCGCCCGATCACGGGTCACGCCGACCCGTCTGAGGCTGCGCGCCTGATTGCCGAAGAGCTGTCCGAAGCATGA
- a CDS encoding phosphoribosylanthranilate isomerase yields MSIDVKICGINSPEALDAAVSGGAAMLGFVFFPKSPRAVTPVEAKALMDRVPDGVTKVALMVNPDDFDVGAVCRQLPVDLLQLHGSESIERISDIKAITGLPVMKAVGIAGADDIARAHEYETLCERILLDAKPPKDADLPGGNALSFDWTLIAEESWERPWMLAGGLNAGNLAEAVHTSKAPFVDVSSGVEDAPGQKSPAKIQEFLKLAQTL; encoded by the coding sequence ATGTCTATCGACGTCAAAATCTGCGGTATCAATTCGCCCGAAGCCCTGGACGCGGCTGTGTCCGGGGGGGCAGCTATGCTGGGTTTTGTGTTTTTCCCCAAATCGCCCCGCGCCGTTACACCCGTTGAGGCCAAGGCCTTGATGGACCGCGTTCCCGACGGCGTGACCAAGGTCGCGTTGATGGTGAACCCTGACGATTTTGACGTGGGCGCGGTGTGTCGCCAGCTGCCCGTCGATCTGTTGCAGCTCCACGGTTCTGAATCCATCGAGCGCATTTCCGACATCAAAGCCATCACCGGACTTCCGGTCATGAAAGCGGTCGGTATTGCAGGCGCGGACGATATTGCGCGGGCGCATGAGTATGAAACGCTTTGCGAACGCATCTTGCTGGACGCGAAACCGCCCAAAGACGCCGACCTTCCGGGCGGCAATGCCTTGAGTTTTGATTGGACCTTGATTGCCGAGGAATCCTGGGAGCGACCCTGGATGCTGGCGGGTGGGCTCAATGCGGGTAATTTGGCCGAGGCGGTTCACACGTCCAAGGCCCCTTTTGTCGACGTTTCCAGCGGGGTTGAGGACGCACCGGGGCAAAAATCGCCTGCGAAAATCCAAGAATTCTTGAAACTGGCGCAAACGCTGTAA
- the trpB gene encoding tryptophan synthase subunit beta, with translation MNEPNTFRPNTFRDGPDETGHFGIFGGQFVAETLMPLVHDVAEAYEAAKADPEFAREKEYYLNQYVGRPSPLYFAQRLTEELGGAKVYLKREDLNHTGAHKINNTIGQILLARRMGKTRIIAETGAGQHGVATATVCALFDIPCTIYMGTKDIERQAPNVFRMKMLGAEVKPVTVGSCSLKDALNEAIRDWVTNVDSTYFLIGTAAGMHPFPMMVRDFQCVIGEEVREQIMEAEGRLPDTLVACIGGGSNAIGLFHPFLDDADVKIIGTEAAGRGIETGKHAASLTAGSPGVLHGNRMYLLQDEDGQVQEADSVSAGLDYPGIGPEHCWLHDMGRVEYVPVTDDEALKAFHKVTRLEGIIPALESSHAVAHVMKIAPNLPKDHIIVVNLSGRGDKDLNTVAHTMGVDMGVNL, from the coding sequence ATGAATGAGCCCAATACTTTCCGGCCCAACACGTTCCGAGACGGTCCGGACGAAACCGGACACTTCGGTATTTTTGGCGGCCAATTTGTTGCCGAAACGCTCATGCCTTTGGTACACGACGTGGCCGAAGCCTATGAAGCGGCCAAGGCCGATCCCGAATTCGCGCGCGAAAAAGAATACTACTTAAATCAATACGTGGGCCGTCCGAGCCCGCTGTATTTTGCCCAGCGCCTCACCGAAGAGCTGGGCGGCGCGAAGGTTTATCTTAAACGCGAAGACCTAAACCACACGGGCGCGCACAAGATCAACAACACCATCGGCCAAATTCTGTTGGCGCGGCGCATGGGCAAGACCCGCATCATTGCCGAGACCGGCGCGGGTCAGCACGGCGTGGCGACGGCGACGGTGTGTGCGCTGTTTGATATTCCCTGCACCATCTACATGGGCACCAAAGATATCGAGCGCCAAGCCCCCAACGTGTTCCGCATGAAAATGCTGGGCGCCGAGGTGAAACCCGTGACGGTCGGTTCGTGCTCGCTCAAAGACGCGCTCAACGAAGCCATTCGCGACTGGGTCACCAACGTGGACAGCACGTACTTCCTCATCGGCACCGCAGCGGGTATGCACCCGTTCCCCATGATGGTGCGCGATTTCCAATGCGTCATCGGTGAAGAAGTGCGCGAACAAATCATGGAGGCGGAAGGCCGCCTGCCGGACACTCTGGTCGCTTGCATCGGCGGGGGGTCCAACGCCATTGGCCTGTTCCATCCGTTCTTGGACGACGCGGACGTGAAAATCATCGGCACCGAAGCGGCTGGGCGCGGGATCGAGACCGGCAAGCACGCCGCGAGCCTCACCGCAGGCTCCCCCGGTGTGTTGCACGGCAACCGCATGTACTTGCTGCAAGACGAAGACGGGCAAGTGCAAGAAGCCGACAGCGTTTCGGCAGGCCTGGACTATCCGGGCATTGGGCCGGAGCATTGCTGGCTGCATGACATGGGCCGGGTCGAATATGTGCCCGTCACCGACGACGAAGCGCTAAAAGCGTTTCACAAAGTGACACGCTTAGAAGGCATCATCCCCGCACTGGAAAGCTCCCACGCCGTCGCACACGTGATGAAAATCGCCCCCAACCTGCCCAAGGACCACATCATTGTGGTGAACCTGTCGGGCCGGGGTGACAAAGATCTGAACACCGTGGCGCACACCATGGGTGTGGACATGGGGGTGAACCTATGA
- the trpA gene encoding tryptophan synthase subunit alpha: MNAVQPQSVETRISKRFAKLAEEKRAGLVTYVMSGDPDIDTAQAILNGLPEAGADMIEIGMAFSDPMADGPSIQAAAIRALDGGVTLKKTLDQVREFRKLDNETPIVLMGYFNPIYVYGVNAFIKDAKDAGIDGLIVVDLPPEEEAELCLPALDGGMNFIFLTTPTTDDKRLPTVLEKASGFVYYVSIKGITGAGSASADDIGAAVDRIRKYTDLPVAVGFGITTAEAAGNVARVADAAVVGSAIVNRVRDNLDENGRANDRLVDEVLDFTRKLAGGVRAVAK, encoded by the coding sequence ATGAACGCCGTTCAGCCTCAATCCGTTGAGACGCGAATCTCCAAACGCTTCGCCAAACTGGCCGAAGAAAAGCGCGCAGGCTTGGTCACTTACGTCATGTCCGGCGATCCGGATATAGATACAGCGCAAGCGATCTTGAACGGTTTGCCCGAAGCGGGCGCCGATATGATCGAGATCGGCATGGCGTTTTCCGACCCCATGGCCGACGGTCCGTCCATCCAAGCCGCCGCCATTCGCGCGCTGGACGGTGGCGTGACGTTGAAAAAAACCCTCGACCAAGTTCGTGAATTTCGCAAGCTGGATAATGAGACCCCCATCGTGTTGATGGGCTACTTCAACCCGATCTACGTCTATGGCGTGAACGCTTTTATCAAAGACGCAAAAGACGCAGGCATCGACGGTTTAATAGTTGTGGACTTGCCGCCCGAAGAAGAAGCGGAGCTCTGCCTGCCCGCTTTGGATGGGGGCATGAACTTCATTTTCCTGACCACACCGACGACGGACGATAAGCGCCTGCCGACGGTTTTGGAAAAAGCGTCGGGCTTCGTGTATTATGTCTCCATCAAGGGGATTACGGGCGCGGGCTCGGCGTCTGCGGATGATATCGGTGCCGCAGTGGACCGCATTCGCAAATACACTGATTTGCCCGTCGCCGTGGGCTTTGGCATCACCACCGCCGAGGCTGCTGGAAATGTTGCACGTGTCGCCGACGCTGCGGTTGTGGGGTCCGCCATCGTCAACCGCGTGCGCGACAACTTAGATGAAAATGGCCGGGCGAACGATCGCCTGGTGGACGAAGTCTTGGACTTCACGCGAAAGCTGGCGGGCGGTGTCCGCGCGGTCGCGAAATAA
- the accD gene encoding acetyl-CoA carboxylase, carboxyltransferase subunit beta, with amino-acid sequence MNWLKDFVRPKLKELVGGGKDIPENLWHQCPSCQQMIFHRDLEGNLNVCQHCGHHMRIGVGKRLELLFDGGDYKTVQFAAPLQDPLKFKDLKKYSERLKESQAKTAEEDAMIVAHGKMGGQNVVVAAFNFAFMGGSMGTAVGEGIVTASRLAQVQDASLIIIPASGGARMQEGILSLMQMARTTIAVEEVKDKGLPYLVLLTDPTTGGVSASFAMLGDVAIAEPGCIIGFAGRRVIEQTIREQLPEDFQKAEYLLDHGMVDMVVERGELRSTIIRVLSLLRNTGAPGDVVDFVAEPVPMPDGEKKPPVIDAPIPHGARPPEAD; translated from the coding sequence ATGAACTGGCTTAAGGATTTTGTTCGCCCGAAACTGAAAGAACTGGTCGGCGGCGGCAAAGACATTCCGGAAAACCTGTGGCACCAATGCCCCAGCTGTCAGCAGATGATCTTCCATCGCGATTTGGAAGGCAACCTGAACGTCTGCCAACACTGCGGCCACCACATGCGCATCGGTGTGGGCAAACGCTTAGAGCTTTTGTTCGACGGTGGTGACTACAAAACCGTTCAGTTTGCGGCTCCCTTACAAGATCCGCTGAAGTTCAAAGATCTGAAAAAATATTCCGAACGGCTGAAAGAGTCCCAAGCCAAAACAGCAGAAGAAGACGCCATGATCGTGGCTCACGGTAAAATGGGCGGGCAAAACGTTGTGGTTGCCGCCTTCAACTTTGCCTTCATGGGGGGCTCCATGGGCACGGCCGTGGGTGAAGGCATCGTCACCGCGTCGCGCTTGGCTCAGGTGCAAGACGCTTCGCTGATCATCATTCCCGCATCGGGCGGCGCGCGCATGCAAGAAGGCATCTTGTCTTTGATGCAAATGGCGCGCACCACCATCGCGGTGGAAGAAGTCAAAGACAAAGGCCTGCCGTATTTGGTGTTGCTGACAGATCCCACCACGGGTGGCGTGTCGGCCTCGTTCGCCATGTTGGGCGACGTCGCCATTGCCGAGCCTGGTTGCATCATTGGTTTCGCAGGCCGTCGTGTCATCGAACAAACCATTCGCGAACAATTGCCCGAAGATTTCCAAAAGGCCGAATACCTTTTGGACCACGGCATGGTCGATATGGTTGTTGAGCGCGGCGAGCTGCGCTCCACCATCATTCGTGTGCTGTCCTTGCTGCGCAACACCGGTGCTCCGGGTGACGTGGTGGACTTTGTCGCCGAACCTGTGCCCATGCCGGACGGTGAGAAAAAACCGCCCGTTATCGACGCGCCCATCCCCCACGGCGCCCGTCCGCCCGAAGCGGATTAA
- a CDS encoding bifunctional folylpolyglutamate synthase/dihydrofolate synthase, translated as MCAAPTDDILARLMALHPKSIDLSLDRLERLLAALGNPEQKLPPVVHIAGTNGKGSTTAFLRAFAEAAGLRVHVYTSPHLVKFNERIRVSGQIISDAELSEILETCETANAGQPITFFEITTAAAFVAFVKHPADLVILETGLGGRLDATNVIDKPRLTAITPISLDHQHFLGDTIEEIAAEKAGIFKPGVDCVVAAQGTRAAEKVLRKQGKEVGCRLTWEGKDWFARTKGGRRAKGDGGLIYKGHGAAGETERAFPEPALAGRHQVRNAALAMACVEALQPDFNITDAAITIGLRAVRWPGRMQQLTEGPLVDGLSDGWELWLDGGHNRAAAEMIAQHSRTWRGEDLWLVFGALNQRPPLEFLKPLEGKILGTRTVAIVGEENTLTAAEGAKAANHLHMNAAPADGVADAVKSIADAATRPGRILICGSLYLAGQVLAENT; from the coding sequence ATGTGCGCGGCGCCAACGGATGACATCCTCGCACGCCTGATGGCGCTGCACCCAAAATCCATCGATCTCAGTTTGGATCGCTTGGAACGTCTGTTGGCCGCGCTGGGTAATCCCGAACAGAAACTGCCGCCCGTGGTGCACATCGCGGGCACCAATGGAAAAGGTTCGACCACGGCCTTCCTGCGTGCCTTTGCGGAGGCTGCGGGCTTGCGGGTGCATGTCTATACCTCGCCGCATTTGGTGAAGTTCAACGAACGCATTCGCGTGTCAGGACAGATCATCAGTGACGCTGAGCTGAGCGAAATACTCGAAACCTGCGAAACCGCCAACGCAGGCCAGCCCATCACGTTTTTTGAAATCACCACCGCCGCCGCGTTTGTGGCCTTTGTCAAACATCCGGCAGATTTGGTGATCTTGGAAACGGGACTGGGCGGGCGTTTGGATGCAACCAATGTCATCGATAAGCCGCGCTTAACGGCCATCACCCCCATTTCTTTGGACCATCAACACTTTTTGGGGGACACCATTGAAGAGATCGCCGCAGAAAAGGCGGGCATTTTTAAGCCGGGTGTTGATTGTGTGGTTGCGGCCCAAGGCACGCGGGCGGCGGAAAAAGTTCTGCGCAAACAGGGCAAAGAGGTCGGCTGTCGTCTCACATGGGAAGGTAAGGACTGGTTCGCGCGCACCAAAGGCGGGCGCCGCGCCAAAGGGGACGGCGGTCTGATTTACAAAGGCCATGGTGCAGCCGGGGAAACCGAACGTGCATTCCCCGAACCCGCCTTGGCGGGCCGCCATCAAGTGCGCAATGCAGCCTTGGCCATGGCGTGCGTCGAAGCCTTGCAACCGGATTTCAACATCACGGACGCAGCCATCACAATTGGGCTTCGCGCCGTGCGTTGGCCTGGGCGCATGCAACAGTTGACCGAAGGGCCGTTGGTGGATGGCTTAAGCGATGGCTGGGAGCTGTGGTTGGACGGTGGGCACAATCGTGCGGCGGCGGAAATGATCGCCCAACATTCGCGCACGTGGCGCGGTGAAGATTTGTGGCTGGTGTTCGGCGCTCTCAACCAACGCCCGCCGTTGGAATTCTTAAAACCCTTGGAAGGCAAAATTCTGGGTACGCGCACCGTCGCCATTGTCGGCGAAGAAAACACCCTGACTGCAGCCGAAGGGGCCAAAGCCGCCAATCACCTGCACATGAACGCAGCCCCCGCCGACGGCGTGGCGGATGCGGTGAAGAGTATTGCAGACGCGGCAACGCGTCCCGGCCGCATTCTCATTTGCGGCTCGCTCTATTTGGCGGGGCAGGTTTTGGCGGAGAACACCTAA
- the trxA gene encoding thioredoxin, which yields MKEITDATFEAEVLQSTTPVLIDFWAEWCGPCKQITPILESLEGEFEGKVTFAKVNIDDNPMSPSKYGVRGIPTLIIFKNGQPASMKVGALPGNKLEAWINETV from the coding sequence ATGAAAGAGATTACCGACGCCACCTTCGAAGCCGAAGTTCTGCAGTCCACAACTCCGGTACTGATCGACTTTTGGGCAGAATGGTGCGGCCCCTGCAAACAAATCACGCCGATCTTGGAATCTCTGGAAGGTGAGTTTGAGGGCAAAGTGACCTTCGCCAAAGTCAACATTGACGACAACCCGATGTCCCCGTCTAAATATGGCGTTCGCGGCATCCCGACCCTGATCATTTTCAAAAACGGTCAGCCGGCATCTATGAAAGTCGGCGCTTTGCCCGGCAACAAGCTGGAAGCCTGGATCAACGAAACCGTCTGA
- the addA gene encoding double-strand break repair helicase AddA — MPQNHKTMQRTLGQFAAARPDRSVWVSANAGTGKTRVLVDRIARLLLTGARPEKILCLTFTKTGAAEMAERINAQLGQWAVMDDQALIDDLKALTQSDPDEDMLNTARRLFAQVLDVPGGMKIRTIHAFCESLIGRFPIEAGVAPHFSVIDERTTAELLTQAREHMLRATLKEPQSDLSHAINAMAELVNEDDFTTLMQDLASNRVKLGQVLTHFDKLGGVEAALTALVGLGPHDTSVDAILARADEGLDEETLRAAADALDQGAKTSQQLAANLRAYLIRDNRAAFFQSDYAPLFVTTTGEPRKKLTTKGAEAAAPALAAEQARVVNILDILKARATADATKHLLTVGRAMLDAYARIKRVRADLDYDDLIDIARLLLATDSGVSWVHFKLDQGIRHILVDESQDTSPAQWDIVKRIAEEFFAGVGMEQKLDDGEQPQSRTIFAVGDEKQSIYSFQGADPFEFDRMQDHFQARVTAAGGQFVSMPLTQSFRTTSAVLRVVDDVFAQPEAQDGLSFQGLSVAHQTSRDQEAGLVEIWPTHKPQDTPADDPWDAPLDYVNEERAEKRLAKQIALQIRTWIDNQEILTSQNRPIRAGDVLILVRRRGHFAEEMVRQLKVNDIDVAGADRMVLTEQMAVMDLLAAGRFAVLPQDDLSMAELLKSPLVGFDDDDLFALAHGRPNSLWSALRARKDENPAFQHAFSVLSTLLSRADLMPPYEFFSELLRDGGRNKLTARLGLDAEDPIDEFLGLTLDFERNHTPSLQGFLHWIMASPQIIKRDMETLGDKVRVMTVHGAKGLESEIVFLTDTCSTPDGRQDSKLQWLGGGASVAQGLMWAPHKDARCQVFQDQIDVERLDRAREYRRLLYVAMTRAKERLYVTGFEDKQGRRDGCWYDLILTVLSSIGTEAADIDGEPVWRFETAQRQDIETKADKPSVADLETLPDWALVPPQPESKPPKPLMPSRPEPEAPPALSPFETHRTERFKRGILVHKLLETLPDLDPAQRPDAARQWLARPVHELDDDAQADIFAETFRVLDHPDFAPLFSSDSLAEVSVSGVLGTDVVSARLDRLVVLDTDVLVVDYKTNRPAPTELGAVSEQYVNQMRLYYQLLARIYPQKRIRCLLLWTDGPHILELPGTLLSS, encoded by the coding sequence ATGCCCCAAAACCACAAAACCATGCAACGCACCTTGGGCCAGTTCGCCGCCGCTAGGCCCGACCGCTCCGTCTGGGTTTCTGCCAATGCGGGGACAGGTAAAACACGCGTTTTGGTGGACCGCATCGCACGGTTGCTGCTAACGGGGGCGCGGCCGGAAAAAATTCTCTGCCTCACGTTTACCAAAACGGGCGCGGCGGAAATGGCAGAGCGCATCAACGCGCAACTGGGCCAGTGGGCGGTGATGGACGACCAAGCACTCATCGACGATTTGAAGGCGCTGACCCAGTCCGATCCCGACGAAGATATGCTCAACACCGCGCGCCGCCTGTTCGCACAGGTTCTGGACGTGCCGGGCGGCATGAAAATTCGCACCATCCACGCGTTTTGTGAAAGTCTCATCGGGCGCTTCCCCATTGAAGCGGGCGTCGCACCGCATTTTTCCGTCATTGATGAACGCACCACGGCGGAACTGCTCACCCAAGCGCGCGAACACATGTTGCGCGCAACATTGAAAGAACCGCAATCAGACCTTTCGCACGCCATCAACGCCATGGCGGAGCTGGTCAATGAAGACGACTTCACCACCTTGATGCAGGACTTGGCGTCGAACCGGGTGAAGCTGGGCCAAGTCCTTACCCACTTTGACAAACTGGGCGGGGTCGAAGCCGCGCTCACCGCCTTGGTCGGCCTAGGTCCGCACGACACCAGCGTCGACGCCATATTGGCGCGCGCGGATGAAGGCCTTGATGAGGAGACTTTGCGCGCGGCGGCGGATGCCTTGGACCAAGGGGCGAAGACATCGCAACAGCTCGCCGCAAACCTGCGCGCGTATTTGATCCGCGACAACCGTGCGGCTTTTTTCCAATCCGACTACGCCCCCCTGTTTGTCACCACGACGGGTGAGCCGCGCAAAAAGCTCACCACCAAAGGCGCCGAAGCCGCCGCGCCCGCTTTGGCCGCAGAACAAGCGCGCGTGGTGAACATCCTCGACATCCTCAAAGCCCGCGCCACGGCGGACGCCACCAAACACTTGCTCACTGTCGGGCGCGCCATGTTGGACGCATATGCGCGCATCAAACGCGTGCGCGCAGACTTGGATTATGACGATCTCATCGACATCGCACGCCTCCTGCTGGCAACGGATTCAGGCGTAAGTTGGGTGCATTTCAAATTGGATCAAGGCATCCGCCACATCTTGGTCGACGAAAGCCAAGACACCAGCCCGGCCCAGTGGGACATCGTCAAACGCATCGCCGAAGAATTTTTTGCAGGCGTTGGCATGGAACAAAAGCTCGACGACGGTGAACAACCCCAATCGCGCACCATCTTCGCCGTGGGCGACGAAAAGCAATCCATCTATTCTTTCCAAGGGGCCGACCCGTTTGAGTTCGACCGCATGCAAGACCACTTCCAAGCCCGCGTGACGGCGGCGGGCGGGCAGTTCGTGTCCATGCCACTGACCCAATCGTTCCGCACCACATCCGCGGTGCTGCGCGTGGTGGACGATGTGTTTGCGCAGCCCGAAGCGCAAGACGGCCTCAGCTTCCAAGGCTTAAGCGTCGCACACCAAACCAGCCGCGATCAAGAAGCAGGATTGGTCGAGATTTGGCCCACCCATAAACCGCAAGACACACCTGCGGACGATCCGTGGGATGCTCCGCTGGACTACGTCAACGAAGAGCGCGCGGAAAAACGCCTCGCCAAACAAATCGCCCTGCAAATTCGCACCTGGATCGATAACCAAGAGATTCTCACCTCACAAAACCGCCCCATCCGCGCGGGCGATGTGTTGATTTTGGTGCGCCGACGCGGGCACTTTGCCGAAGAAATGGTGCGCCAACTCAAAGTCAACGACATCGATGTTGCGGGTGCGGACCGCATGGTCTTAACCGAGCAAATGGCGGTGATGGATTTGCTCGCCGCCGGACGCTTTGCCGTCTTGCCACAAGACGATCTGAGCATGGCCGAATTGCTCAAAAGCCCGCTCGTCGGTTTTGACGACGATGACTTGTTTGCCTTGGCGCACGGCCGCCCAAATAGCCTTTGGTCGGCGTTGCGCGCACGCAAAGACGAAAACCCGGCATTCCAACACGCCTTTTCCGTCTTAAGCACTTTGCTTAGCCGGGCGGACTTGATGCCGCCTTATGAGTTTTTCTCCGAATTGTTGCGCGACGGCGGACGCAACAAACTCACCGCGCGTTTGGGCCTAGACGCCGAAGACCCCATTGACGAGTTCTTAGGCCTCACACTGGATTTCGAACGCAACCACACCCCGTCCTTGCAGGGCTTTTTGCATTGGATTATGGCGAGCCCACAAATCATCAAGCGCGACATGGAAACCTTGGGCGACAAGGTGCGCGTCATGACGGTGCACGGGGCGAAGGGCTTGGAATCGGAAATCGTCTTTTTGACCGACACATGCTCGACCCCGGACGGCCGTCAAGATTCCAAACTACAGTGGTTGGGCGGCGGTGCATCCGTCGCTCAAGGTCTGATGTGGGCTCCGCACAAGGACGCGCGCTGCCAAGTGTTCCAGGACCAAATCGATGTGGAGCGCTTAGACCGGGCGCGCGAATACCGCCGCTTGCTTTACGTCGCCATGACGCGTGCCAAAGAACGGCTATATGTCACAGGGTTTGAAGATAAACAGGGGCGACGGGACGGCTGTTGGTACGATTTGATCTTGACGGTCTTGTCCTCTATCGGCACCGAAGCCGCAGACATTGACGGCGAACCCGTGTGGCGGTTTGAAACTGCCCAGCGTCAAGACATAGAGACCAAAGCCGACAAGCCGAGCGTCGCTGATCTTGAGACTTTGCCCGACTGGGCGCTGGTTCCGCCACAGCCAGAATCCAAACCGCCCAAACCATTGATGCCGTCGCGCCCCGAACCCGAGGCCCCACCTGCACTGAGCCCGTTTGAGACCCACCGCACGGAACGCTTTAAACGCGGCATCTTGGTGCACAAACTGTTGGAGACATTGCCCGACTTAGATCCCGCACAGCGTCCCGACGCCGCCCGCCAATGGCTGGCGCGCCCAGTTCATGAGTTGGACGACGACGCCCAAGCCGACATTTTTGCAGAAACCTTCCGTGTGCTCGACCATCCAGACTTCGCCCCCTTGTTCAGTTCAGACAGCTTGGCCGAAGTCAGCGTTTCGGGCGTGTTGGGCACGGATGTGGTCTCTGCTCGTTTGGACCGTTTGGTGGTGTTGGACACGGACGTTTTGGTGGTGGATTACAAAACCAATCGCCCCGCCCCGACGGAGCTTGGCGCCGTGTCGGAGCAATACGTGAACCAAATGCGGCTCTATTACCAGCTGTTGGCGCGAATCTATCCGCAAAAACGCATCAGATGCTTGCTGTTGTGGACGGATGGACCACATATATTAGAGCTGCCCGGCACCTTATTATCATCTTGA